A stretch of DNA from Lycium ferocissimum isolate CSIRO_LF1 chromosome 4, AGI_CSIRO_Lferr_CH_V1, whole genome shotgun sequence:
GCAATAAAAAAACAACGTTATTTCGCTGAAACGCAGCCCTACGTTCATCACGCGCTTATTATTTACCTTCACTAACCTTTCCCAAATTCAATATTCAAAACTCATAATTGACTCCTTCAATCCCATCTCTATTAACATCCAAATCCGCCCTCAAAACTTTACACAAGTTCACCCCCCCAAATCTACAAAAAGATGCATACAAACTTCAATCAATTCAATTAGGACCATTCAACAAATACCCACTAGTTTTTCTAATTTCGGATTCTACTGCTGACCcgctttctctttctcttcgaATTGGGTCTGTAAATTGAATTATTTTGTACATGATCGAAAGATGTATAGCAATTTCAAAGAACAAGCAATCGAATATGTACGTCAAGCTGTACAAGAAGACAACGCTGGTAACTATGCTAAAGCATTTCCTCTTTACATGAACGCTTTAGAGTATTTCAAAACTCATTTGAAGTACGAAAAAAACCCTAAGATTAAGGAAGCGATTACTCAGAAATTCACCGAGTATTTACGCCGGGCTGAAGAGATCCGGGCTGTATTGGATGAAGGTGGAACTGGGCCGGGTCAAAATGGAGGTGATGCTGCTGTGGCAACCCGGCCCAAAACGAAGACCAAGCCCAAAGATGGTGAAGATGGGGAAGATCCTGAACAGTCTAAGTTAAGGGCTGGCCTTAATTCGGCTATTGTTAGGGAAAAGCCCAATATTAAATGGAATGATGTTGCTGGTTTGGAAAGTGCTAAACAAGCTTTGCAGGAAGCTGTTATTTTGCCTGTCAAGTTTCCTCAGTTCTTTACGGGTGAGTTAATGAGTATATTTGTATGGTTGTTATGATTTATAGTGTAGAAATGATTGGTATTGGTGATTGTATTGTTTTTTGAAATTGACTATTAAGTAGCTCCTCTCTACGCcgcaaaggtaggggtaaggtctgcaaaggtaggggtaaggtctgcgtacatcctaccctccacAGACCCCGCTTgtaggattacactgggtatgttgttgttaagtAGCTTTAAGTTCAACAATCAATGATCAATTAACTTTACTTCACTCGCAAGCTAGTTTGGCTTAAACTGTGTGGATGTTTTATATGTGCCCAGCTCGTTTCTGGATTTAATGTCTAGAGGATTTTTCATATGCTAGTTATCAACCTACCGCTATGCCATTTCGCATAGATGGAGCTAAGTAGATGTAGGGGTTTTTTTCTTggataagtaaaataaattcCATTAAGATGATCGGTATTAAGTGAGTACTATGATTTATAGTGAAAcaatgattgttgttgatgattgtattgtttttaaaattgattCTAAGTAGCTTCGTTGCTTGTCCGGGATATAAACAGAGCTTAGTAAGCGGCAGTTTGAAGACCCTCTTGTATAGGTTGGAGCTACCTTATTACTTATTATTAGAGAAAGGAGAAAGTTTTTCAGCTTGCTGACTAGGGTTGGCTTAAAAGATTGGTATTGGtgattgtatttttattttttaaaaattgattcTTAAGTAGCTTTAAGTTTAAGGATCAATGATCAATTAACTATACCTCAATCCCAACTAGTTGGGCTTAGCTGTgtgaatattatatatatgcccAGCTCGTTTTGGGATTTAATGTCTAGAGGATTTTCatattatgatattcttatgctAGTTATCGACCTACCGCTATGATGGGTTCACATATATGGAGCTAAGTAGATGTATGGGTTTTTTGCTTGGATAAGTAAAATTCAATTAAGATGATCAGTATCAAGTGAGTGCTGTAATATTTACATCAAAAGCCAAAGCAAAGACAAGTTATAGTTCCATTTTCCTTGTAGAGACTCTGAGGTGTCTTTTCGtctcatttacgtattgttatCTCCACCAAAAGGAAACATAAGTATACAGTTAAGTTTGATCTTCAAGATTGAGTTAGCTCTATCTTCAAAAAATTCCAGGCTCCTTTATCCATATAGTCCACTAAGTACGTGCTGGAATTGTGTTCCGTATTTCCTGGGCGTGT
This window harbors:
- the LOC132052718 gene encoding protein SUPPRESSOR OF K(+) TRANSPORT GROWTH DEFECT 1 isoform X2, with product MYSNFKEQAIEYVRQAVQEDNAGNYAKAFPLYMNALEYFKTHLKYEKNPKIKEAITQKFTEYLRRAEEIRAVLDEGGTGPGQNGGDAAVATRPKTKTKPKDGEDGEDPEQSKLRAGLNSAIVREKPNIKWNDVAGLESAKQALQEAVILPVKFPQFFTGKRRPWRAFLLYGPPGTGKSYLAKAVATEADSTFFSWQVPTAVFMQCLIIGPCFQVDG